Genomic DNA from Nonomuraea rubra:
GCGAGCCGGTCTTCGAGGACGGCGCCTTCGCCGCCGGTTACGGCAGCGCGCGGCGCACCGGCACCTTCCTGGGCGCCGACCGCAGGTGCGCGTGACACGGGGTCGCCGGATCGCCGGGCAGCGGCACGGGCGCGACCGGCCGGTTGCGCGGGTCGGCGAGGTCGTGCGCCGACTGGGCCAGCCAGGTGGCCATCAGCACCCCGGCCGCCGCCGCGAGGCTGTAGTAGAGGCTGCCGGCGTCCACCAGCATCCAGCCCACCGCCAGCACGAGCAGCGGCAGCACCAGGGACGTGATCCCGTACAGGTACGTGACGAACGGCCAGCGCCCGTCCCACCGCTGTGCGCGCAGCACCAGCACCATCCAGACGAGCTGGCCCAGCGCGAAGAGCAGGGAGAGCAGGCCGAGGTCCACGCCGAGCTCGTCGGTCACCGCGGTGACGGCGCCGCCTCCGTACGCGAGCACGCCGGCGATCTGCGCCACGACCGGGAGCTCCAGGCCGTCGCCCAGCACCGGGGCGAACAGCAGCACGACTGCGAGCATCAGCAGCGAGTCCAGCGCCACCGCCCACCACGGCCAGCCGGGCGCGATCGGGTGGAGCAGCCAGGCCGCCGCGGCGGCGTACAGTGCCAGGCGCAGCCGCCTGTCCTTCGTGGTCGGCTCCGGCGGCGTGCCCGTGCGCGGGCCCCGCAGGCACGTCCACAGCGCGCAGGCCCAGGGTGCGCCGATCAGCAGCATGGTGGCCACGTTCTGCGGCGTCGCCTCGATGGTCTCCTCCACCGGGGCGAAGACCGTCAGGCGCCACAGCGGGGCGATGTCGCCGCTGGTCAGGGCTATTGCGGCGGTGATCAGGAGGGCGGCGGCGTACAGGGCCGTGACGATCAGGGCGGGGACGCCTAATCGGTGGTTGCGGGGCACGGGACACTTCCTGGGGGGCAAGATCGGATTTGAACGCCTCAGCCTAGCGAAGTCCCCATCGGCTCAGAATCGGTGCCGCAGGGTTCAGAACCGGTACCGCAGCAACCGCCCGGAGTCGCGCCCGCCGGGCAGGTGCGCGCCCAGCCGCAGCCCGATCCGCGCCGCCGCCGGCAGCCTGCCCAGATCGGGCACGTCCACCACGTACAGATCGTCCACGAACGCCAGCCCGTCCTGCCACCCCTCCAGCTCCCGCGGGTCGTCGATCCCCCAGTGCCAGCTCTCCAGCACCGCCCGGGGCGCGATCCCCATCGCCATCCAGCTCAGCTTCTTCGCCAGCCGGACGAGCCGCTCGCTGAAGCAGTCGAACAGCAGCTCCCCGCCGGGGAAGTGCCCGCAGATCCGCTGAATGAGCTGCCGCCCCTCCTCCTCGTGCAGGTACATCGTCAGCCCCTCGGCCACGACCACGACGGGCCGGTCACCGGGCACCTCCTCCAGCCACCCCTCCTCGGTGACCGAGGCCCCGAGCATGCGGTAGTTCCCGCCCGGCTCGGGCAGCAGCCGCCGCCGCAGCTCGATGACGTCGGGGAAGTCGACGTCCACCCACCGCACCGAGGGCGGCGGGTCCAGCCGGTGCACCCGGGTGTCCAGCCCGCACGCCAGGTGCAGGACGGTGACCTCGCCGGGATGGGCGATCAGGAACTCGCCGGTCCAGCGGTCCAGCTCCCGGCCGCGCAGGGCCAGGGTGGCGGCGTCCCACGGTGCCTGGGTGCCGGTCTTGCTCCAGTCGTGGTCGACGCGCCTGACCACCTCGTCGGCGGTGTGGTCGCCGAGGATGGAGTGGCGGGCGCGGCTGTCCAGCGCCCTGGCGTACAGGGTGGCGAGCATCGTCCCCTGAACGGTGGTGAGTTCCACCTTCTCGCGTTCCATGCCCAGCACACTACATAGTTTTCACAAATTCGTGAAAGTTCTGAATAACGGTAAGATGTGGCGGGTGCAGAGGAAGATCGACCACGGGCGGGACGAGGAGGCGGTGCGCCGCTTCGTGGAGCGCCTCGCCCTCGACCTGGTGGCCACCGGCATCCCGAGGATGCCCGCCCGGATCTACGCCGCCCTCCTGGTCGCCGAGGAGGGCCGTGGCACCGCGGCCGAGCTGGCGGAGTTCCTGCAGGTGAGCCCGGCTGCCGTGTCGGGCGCCGTACGGTATCTGACGCAGGTGGCGCTGGTGACGCGCGAACGCGACCCCGGCGCCCGCCGCGACCACTACCGGGTGACCGAGGACCAGTGGTCGCAGGCGATCCTGCAGCAGGACGTGCTGTTCACGCAGTGGGAGCGCACCCTGCGCGAGGGCATGGAGGCGGTCGGCCAGGCCAGCCCCGCGGCGGCGCGGCTGGCGGAGACGTGGGAGTTCCTCCAGCTCATGCGGGAGGAGATCCCGGTCCTGGTGGACAAGTGGCAGGCCCGGCTGGCCGCGCTCCGCGCGTCCCAGGGCCGCGGCTGACCGTGGAACGGCTGGAACGGCTGGTGCGGCAGGCCGGTTACGGCGGTGACGAGCCGCTCGTCGTCGGCCTCCAGCGGCACCGCGAGCCGCCGATCTTCCACGTGCAGGGGCTCACGCCCGGGACGCCCGTGTACGCGGCCTCGCTGTCCAAGCAGATGACCGCCGCGCTGATCGCCCTGCTCGCCCGGGAGGGCGTCCTCGACGTGGACGGCCCGCTGTCCGGTCACCTTCCCGAGCTGCCCGCGTGGGCCGGCGGCGTCACCCCGCGGCACCTGCTCCACCACCTCGCCGCCCTGCCCGCCGACTCCGTCGTCGATGCCGTGCTCACCGGCGACCGCACCAGCGAGGGTGTCCTGCGCGCCCTCACCGGCTTCGCCGCCCTGCCCGGCGTCCCCGGCACCGCGTACGCCTACTCCAACGCCGGCTACGTCTGCCTCGCCGCGGCGGCCGAACGGGCGGCGGGCCGGCCGCTGCCCGACCTGGCCCGGGACCGGCTGTTCGCCCCGCTGTCCATGCCCGGCACCCGCTTCTGGCCCGGCCCCGCCGCCGCCCCGCCCGGCGCGGCGCCGCTGAGCCCCCGGCACCCGGCGCCGCTGTCACTCGGCGACGGGGGCGTGTGGAGCACCGCCGCTGACCTGCTGCGCTGGGGCCAGGCGCTGAACGCCGACGAGCTCGGCGTCTCGGAGCTCCTGCACACTCCTGGCCGCCTGGCCGACGGCACCCGTACCGGCTACGCGTGGGGCGTCGGCCTGCGCTCGCACGCCGGCCACCGCGTGCACCGGCACGGCGGAGGCTGGCCGGGCCTGCGCGCCCAGCACGCCCGGCTGCCTGATCTGGGCTGGAGCATCGTGCTGCTCGCCACCGCCGACGACACGGAGCGGCACATCGAGCTGGTCAGGCTTGTTCTGCACGAGGTGACAGCCGCCGCAGCAGGTACGTGTCCATGATCCAGCCCTTGCGGGCCCGCGCCTCGGCCCGTACCCGCTTGATGCGCTCGCCCACCTCCGCCACCGGCCCCGACACCAGGATCTCGTCGGCGGTGCCCACGTAGGCGCCCCAGTGGATGGCGTAGTCGTCCAGCCCGTCGAACGAGCAGTGCGCGTCGAGCATCACCACCACGTCGTCGGCCGTCGGGCCGCCCTCGGCCAGCCGCCGCCCCGTCGTCAGGTGCACCGGCCGCCCCACCCGGGTCAGGCTGGTGCGATGGGCGGCTGTCAGCGCGGACACGCTGCTGATCCCGGGGATGACCGCGTAGTCGAAGGTGACGTCGCCGCGCTGGAGGATCTCCTCGACGATGGCCAGCGTGCTGTCGTACACGCCGGGGTCGCCCCACACCAGGAACGCCCCCGTCTCGCCGTCGGCCAGCTCGTCGCGGATGAGCGCCTCGACGGCGAGCCCGCGCCGCGAGCGCCAGTCGTCCACGGCGGCGGTGTACGCGGCGGCGTCCCGGTCCCGCTCCGGGTCGCGCGCCTCGGCGATCCGGTACGGCGCCCGCCCGTGCTCGGCGATCATGTCCAGCCGGAGCTGGACGAGGTCGTGCTTGACCTCGCCCTTGTCCACGATGAAGAACACGTCCGCGGCGGCGATCGCCTTGACCGCCTGCAGGGTGAGATGGTCGGGGTCGCCGGCGCCGATGCCGATGAGGAGTAGCCGCTTCACCCGCCAAAGTGTGCCAGAGCCGGACATCCCCACCGGATCAGGCGCTGATGTCGAGGGATTCCGGCTCGCGGGCCATGGCCTCGGTGATCGCGTTGGCCAGCTTGAGCTCCTGCACCAGGTAGGCCCGCACCGTCACCGGCCGGGGCCGGTCCAGGATCTCCGGCCGGATCCGGTCGCCCTCCCGGATGTCGTTGAAGGAGAGGTCGATGGTGGTGCCGTAGTGCCGCCACCCGACCTCGGCCAGCAGGCACTCCTCGGAGTGCCTGTGGCCGGTCAGGGCGAGCTCGATCTCCTCGGCCTCTGTGATCACCGACAGGATTTTATGATCTGTCGGGCGGCGCGACGCCGGCCGCACGCCTGCGATCGGTCACTCCGACAGGGCCGTGCGCAGCTTGGTGAGGACCGCGCGCAGGATGCGGGAGACGTGCATCTGCGAGATGCCGAACTCCTGGGCGATCTCCGACTGGGTCATGTTCCCGTAGAACCGCATCAGCAGGATGTTCTTCTCGCGCGGCGGCAGGGCGTCGATGAGCGGCTTGACCGCGTGCCGGTCGACCAGCGTGTCGAGCGAGGCGTCCTGGTCGGCCACGAAGTCGCTCAGCTCGGCGGCGTCCTCGTCGCCGCTGCTGACCGGGGCGTCCAGCGACAGCGTGCTGTAGGCGGTGGAGGCTTCCAGAGCGAGCAGGACGTCCTCCTCGGAGATGCCCATCTTCGCGGCCAGCTCGGCCACGGTCGGCGCGTGGCCCAGCTCCTGGGTGAGCTCGGCGGTGGCCTTGTTGAGCTCGATGCGCCGCTCCTGGTAGAGGCGCGGCACCCGGATGGCCCAGGTGCGGTCGCGGAAGTGCCGCTTGACCTCGCCCATCATGGTGATCATCGCGTATCCCCTGAACTCGTGCCCGAGCTCGGGGTCGAAGCCGTTGACGGCCTTCATCAGCCCGACGTACGCGGCCTGGCGCAGGTCCTCCATGGGCTCGCCCCGGAACCGGTAGCGGCGGGTGACCTCGCTCACCAGCCCTTCGTGCATCTCCACCAGGCGCTCGCGCACGCGTACGGCCCGCATCTCCGTGATCTGCGGATCGGCGAGCTCGGCCAGCAGTTCCTCGGCGGTGAGCTGTTCGAAGGCGAGGTTCAGGACAGGCATGTTGCTGCTCCAAAAGGTGCCAGCGGCTCTGCCCATGACGAGAAGCCCAGGCAGAGGCACGCTCCGGTGATTCGCGTGAGCTGAAGCCCTCTGCTGGACTTCGAGATCGAAAATGCCCGTAAATTGCGGACCATCACCTGTTCTAGGTCACGAAAAGATTACAACCGCCCGAGATTGACACCACCTCCCCCATGTGATCATTTGAACGGATGGGGGAGACGGGGACGGCGGGCGAGGGCTCACCGTGTTAGAGGCGCACAGCGGGCAACGGCTCTGGACCCGCGGTTTCACCCTGTTCTTCGCGGCCCGCAGCACGTCCCTGCTGGGCGACCACATGCTGCCCGTCGTCATCTCCGCCGCGATGATCCACGGCGGGTACGGCCTCAGCGGCGTCGGCTACGCGCTGGCCGCCCACCTGGCTCCCTTCGCCGTTCTGATGATCTTCGGTGGCGTGCTGTCGGACCGGTTCGGCGCGCGGCGCATGATGATCCTCTCCGACGTCGTTCGCCTGGTCTTCCAGTCGCTGCTCGCCCTGCTGTTCGCCCTGGGCGCGCCCGAGCTGTGGCAGGTGCTCGTGCTGCTGGCGCTGGTCGGCGCGGGCGGCGCCACCTTCCAGCCCGGGGTCGCCAGCATCACCCCGCAGATCGCCCGGGACGTGCAGCGGGGCAACGCCACGCTGCGCGTCTCCGAGTCGATCATGAGCGTGCTCGCGCCCTCCCTGGCGGGCGTGCTCCTGGCCGTCTCCGCGCCGTGGACGGTCTTCGCGATCGACGCGGCCACGTTCGCGGTCAGCGGCGCCTGCCTGTTCCTCCTCCGCCTCCCGGCGGGCGGGACGCGGGCGGAGGGCTCGACCTTCCGGCGCGACCTGGTGGTGGGGTGGCGGGAGTTCAGCTCCAGGACGTGGCTGTGGGGCGTGATCGTGATCTGGTTCGTCTGGCAGGTCAGCTCGTCGGGCCCGACGCTGACCCTGGGCCACAGCACGATCATCACCCTGTACGGCGCGTCCGCGCTCGGCCTCATCATGTCCGCGCTGGGCGTCGGGAACCTGCTCGGCGGGCTCGCCGCGATGCGGATCAGGCCGCGGCACCCCCTCCGGGCCGGCGCCATCGCCCTGACGTGCGCCACCCTCATGCCGCTCGGCGTGGCGCTCGGCTGGCCCCCCGCCGCGCTGGCCGCCTGCTACGCGATCGGCGGCCTGGGCATGACGTTCTGGGTGGTCATGTTCCACACGAGCGTGCAGACCCACGTCCCCCAGGAGCTGCTCGGGCGCGTGCACGCCTATGACGCGGCCGGCTCGCTCGTCATGAAACCCGTCGGCCAGGCGCTGGCGGGACCCCTCGCGCTGCTGCTGGGCACGGTGCCGCTGCTGTTCGCGGCCTCGGCGATGGTCCTGGTCGTCGCCGGCCTGCTGCTCGCCGTCCCCGCCATCCGGGGGCTCGCGCGCGCCGATCAGTGAGACCCGCACCGCGTTACTTCGGGCCGCAGACCCCCAGGGCCTTGCCGATCAGCGACGGGTCCTCGGCGGTGTCCAGGAGGGCCATCGCGTAGTCGGCGCGTGACAGCTGCATGGCCCCGCCCGTGGCGTTGGCCTCGAAGTCGACGTGCACCCGCCCCGCCCCCGGCTTGTCGGTCAGCATCGTGCCCCGGGCGACGCTCCAGTCGAGGTCGCTGACCTGCAGCATGCCCTCGGCCCTGGCCAGGTCCACGTACGCCTCGCGGAAGAACAGCCAGGCCAGGGTGACCGGCAGGCGCGGGCGGGTGGCGGGGACCGAGCGGCTGCTGGTCATCACCACCCGCCGCACGCCGCTCTCGCGCATCGCGGCGATGAGGGTGCGGGCGATCTCGCTGCCGCCGACCGCGGCGATGACGGCGTCCTGGCCGTGCACCGCCGTACGGACGGCGGCCAGGTCGCGGGCGTCGCCCTGGTGCACGGCGGCCAGGCCGTCGCGGCCGGCGAGGAGCTCGGGGCGGCGGGCGAACGCGGTGATCTCGTGGCCGCGCTGGACACCCTGCGCGAGCACGTGCCGGCCGGTGCGGCCGGTCGAGCCGATGACCAAGATCTTCATGGTGATGTCTCCTTCTATATTGCAGTCTGCACTATAGCGAGGTGCCTTTCCGTGTCTACTCCGCTATAGTGCGAATTGCAATATGGAAGGGAGATTCATGGCGCGGCGTCCTGACCTGGTCGGTCTCACCGTGCTGGCCATGCTGTCGGTACGTGCCAGCCACCCGTACGAGCTGCACCGCTTCATCGTCGACACGCACAAGGACTACGTGACGGGGCTGCCCAGAAGCCTCTACCACGCGGTCGAGAGGC
This window encodes:
- the cobF gene encoding precorrin-6A synthase (deacetylating) codes for the protein MKRLLLIGIGAGDPDHLTLQAVKAIAAADVFFIVDKGEVKHDLVQLRLDMIAEHGRAPYRIAEARDPERDRDAAAYTAAVDDWRSRRGLAVEALIRDELADGETGAFLVWGDPGVYDSTLAIVEEILQRGDVTFDYAVIPGISSVSALTAAHRTSLTRVGRPVHLTTGRRLAEGGPTADDVVVMLDAHCSFDGLDDYAIHWGAYVGTADEILVSGPVAEVGERIKRVRAEARARKGWIMDTYLLRRLSPRAEQA
- a CDS encoding class I SAM-dependent methyltransferase gives rise to the protein MEREKVELTTVQGTMLATLYARALDSRARHSILGDHTADEVVRRVDHDWSKTGTQAPWDAATLALRGRELDRWTGEFLIAHPGEVTVLHLACGLDTRVHRLDPPPSVRWVDVDFPDVIELRRRLLPEPGGNYRMLGASVTEEGWLEEVPGDRPVVVVAEGLTMYLHEEEGRQLIQRICGHFPGGELLFDCFSERLVRLAKKLSWMAMGIAPRAVLESWHWGIDDPRELEGWQDGLAFVDDLYVVDVPDLGRLPAAARIGLRLGAHLPGGRDSGRLLRYRF
- a CDS encoding MFS transporter — translated: MLEAHSGQRLWTRGFTLFFAARSTSLLGDHMLPVVISAAMIHGGYGLSGVGYALAAHLAPFAVLMIFGGVLSDRFGARRMMILSDVVRLVFQSLLALLFALGAPELWQVLVLLALVGAGGATFQPGVASITPQIARDVQRGNATLRVSESIMSVLAPSLAGVLLAVSAPWTVFAIDAATFAVSGACLFLLRLPAGGTRAEGSTFRRDLVVGWREFSSRTWLWGVIVIWFVWQVSSSGPTLTLGHSTIITLYGASALGLIMSALGVGNLLGGLAAMRIRPRHPLRAGAIALTCATLMPLGVALGWPPAALAACYAIGGLGMTFWVVMFHTSVQTHVPQELLGRVHAYDAAGSLVMKPVGQALAGPLALLLGTVPLLFAASAMVLVVAGLLLAVPAIRGLARADQ
- a CDS encoding serine hydrolase domain-containing protein; this encodes MERLERLVRQAGYGGDEPLVVGLQRHREPPIFHVQGLTPGTPVYAASLSKQMTAALIALLAREGVLDVDGPLSGHLPELPAWAGGVTPRHLLHHLAALPADSVVDAVLTGDRTSEGVLRALTGFAALPGVPGTAYAYSNAGYVCLAAAAERAAGRPLPDLARDRLFAPLSMPGTRFWPGPAAAPPGAAPLSPRHPAPLSLGDGGVWSTAADLLRWGQALNADELGVSELLHTPGRLADGTRTGYAWGVGLRSHAGHRVHRHGGGWPGLRAQHARLPDLGWSIVLLATADDTERHIELVRLVLHEVTAAAAGTCP
- a CDS encoding GbsR/MarR family transcriptional regulator gives rise to the protein MQRKIDHGRDEEAVRRFVERLALDLVATGIPRMPARIYAALLVAEEGRGTAAELAEFLQVSPAAVSGAVRYLTQVALVTRERDPGARRDHYRVTEDQWSQAILQQDVLFTQWERTLREGMEAVGQASPAAARLAETWEFLQLMREEIPVLVDKWQARLAALRASQGRG
- a CDS encoding SigB/SigF/SigG family RNA polymerase sigma factor, which codes for MPVLNLAFEQLTAEELLAELADPQITEMRAVRVRERLVEMHEGLVSEVTRRYRFRGEPMEDLRQAAYVGLMKAVNGFDPELGHEFRGYAMITMMGEVKRHFRDRTWAIRVPRLYQERRIELNKATAELTQELGHAPTVAELAAKMGISEEDVLLALEASTAYSTLSLDAPVSSGDEDAAELSDFVADQDASLDTLVDRHAVKPLIDALPPREKNILLMRFYGNMTQSEIAQEFGISQMHVSRILRAVLTKLRTALSE
- a CDS encoding NAD(P)-dependent oxidoreductase, which produces MKILVIGSTGRTGRHVLAQGVQRGHEITAFARRPELLAGRDGLAAVHQGDARDLAAVRTAVHGQDAVIAAVGGSEIARTLIAAMRESGVRRVVMTSSRSVPATRPRLPVTLAWLFFREAYVDLARAEGMLQVSDLDWSVARGTMLTDKPGAGRVHVDFEANATGGAMQLSRADYAMALLDTAEDPSLIGKALGVCGPK